One stretch of Sander lucioperca isolate FBNREF2018 chromosome 13, SLUC_FBN_1.2, whole genome shotgun sequence DNA includes these proteins:
- the LOC116055028 gene encoding odorant receptor 131-2-like — translation MSYANQSVTNVTAEQQYQGLLERLLFSTVTTVPCCVFLYINGTMLFTLRSKTVFRETYRYILLFNLLFADTVLMALGQVLYILGACRIRLMYPLCGVLTMLADLTNEISPLTLGVMSLERYVAVCYPLRHSTIITIRNTEVAIIVVWVFCLLNTLIRVILLLDFPFKDLESLEMNDFCSHVSMFLGPMSDNYDKVYTCVLFISAGVAVTSSYIGVMIAARSASTDKASALKARNTLLLHLGQLGLSLSSTIYSPILIALSRIVTRIIFVRAYNILYVCIFILPRCLSSLIYGIRDQTIRPVLMNRLCCRLKLSVISVKAKVSP, via the coding sequence ATGTCATATGCAAATCAGTCTGTGACCAATGTCACTGCTGAACAGCAGTATCAGGGGTTACTGGAAAGATTGTTATTCTCCACTGTGACTACAGTGCCGTGTTGTGTGTTTCTCTACATTAATGGGACCATGTTATTCACATTGAGGAGTAAAACTGTTTTTCGTGAGACTTACCGTTACATTCTTCTGTTTAACCTCCTTTTTGCAGACACTGTACTGATGGCACTGGGTCAAGTACTATACATACTGGGTGCTTGTAGAATAAGGCTGATGTATCCTTTATGTGGTGTTCTCACCATGCTAGCTGATCTCACAAATGAAATCTCTCCTCTCACACTGGGGGTGATGTCTCTGGAGAGATATGTAGCTGTGTGCTACCCACTGAGGCACTctaccatcatcaccatcagaaACACTGAAGTGGCTATCATTGTGGTTTGGGTCTTCTGTTTACTAAATACACTCATAcgagttattttactgttagaTTTTCCATTTAAAGACCTAGAGAGCCTGGAGATGAACGATTTTTGCTCTCATGTATCCATGTTTCTTGGCCCAATGTCTGATAATTATGATAAAGTGTACACTTGTGTTCTGTTTATATCAGCTGGTGTGGCAGTCACTTCCTCCTATATTGGTGTGATGATAGCAGCCAGGTCAGCCTCCACAGACAAAGCTTCAGCTCTAAAGGCTCGTAACACACTGCTGCTGCATCTGGGGCAGCTGGGCCTCAGTCTCTCTTCAACCATTTACAGCCCCATCCTCATAGCTCTTTCGAGGATTGTAACAAGGATAATATTTGTGCGTGCCTATAACattttatatgtgtgtattttcatctTGCCCAGATGTCTGAGTTCTCTCATTTATGGCATAAGAGATCAGACCATCAgacctgtcctcatgaaccGTCTATGTTGTCGACTGAAACTCTCAGTCATCTCAGTCAAGGCTAAGGTCTCACCCTAG